Part of the bacterium genome is shown below.
GCTTATATACTTGAGATAGGAAAGATTGTTTTAGAAGGTAATGCCTCTATTCTTATTAAAAACGAAGATGTAAAGGCTGCATATCTTGGATAATATGAAGGTTGTAATTATTCAATACCCTGGGACAAATTGCGAATACGAAACATTTGAAGCTATAAAATCAGTTGGTATAGAAGCAGAAATATTTAGATACAATAGACCAATTGAGGAATTGGAGGAATTTGATACCTTTATCCTTGCTGGAGGATTTTCATACCAGGATAGGGTAAGGGCAGGTGCAATTGCCTCAAAGAAGCCCATTATCAAAACCATTATAAAAAAGGCAGAAAATGGGGCACCTGTTTTAGGAATATGCAATGGTGCCCAAATCTTAATAGAATCTGGAATTTGCCCTTCTATAAAGAAAGGCTCAATTGAAATGGCTCTTGCATTTAACAGAGAAACGGGGTTTTTGTGTGATTGGGTATATGTTAAGGTCTCATCAATTAAAAGCCCATTTTTGTCATTATTTAATCTTGGTGATGTTTTTCCTATTCCTATTGCCCATGCTGAGGGAAGATTTACCACACAAGACAAAGGTCTTCTTGATGAGCTTATAAAAAATGACCAAATAGCCTTAAGGTATTGCACAAGGGATGGAGAAATCATTGATGAATTTCCCATAAATCCAAATGGCTCGCTCTATAATATTGCGGGTTTAACAAACAAAAATGGAAATGTTCTTGCTCTTATGCCACATCCAGAAAGGGCAAGCTTTGTATATCAAATCCCCTCATTTTTTGGAAAAAAACAAGCTTCTGGAAGGAAAATATTTGAAGGA
Proteins encoded:
- the purQ gene encoding phosphoribosylformylglycinamidine synthase I codes for the protein MKVVIIQYPGTNCEYETFEAIKSVGIEAEIFRYNRPIEELEEFDTFILAGGFSYQDRVRAGAIASKKPIIKTIIKKAENGAPVLGICNGAQILIESGICPSIKKGSIEMALAFNRETGFLCDWVYVKVSSIKSPFLSLFNLGDVFPIPIAHAEGRFTTQDKGLLDELIKNDQIALRYCTRDGEIIDEFPINPNGSLYNIAGLTNKNGNVLALMPHPERASFVYQIPSFFGKKQASGRKIFEGIKAYQ